In Leopardus geoffroyi isolate Oge1 chromosome D1, O.geoffroyi_Oge1_pat1.0, whole genome shotgun sequence, a single window of DNA contains:
- the FKBP2 gene encoding peptidyl-prolyl cis-trans isomerase FKBP2 isoform X1 has translation MARGVHAGAVSAGAGPGDAVGRELPRERWCGWSGLGGHQTRGRSGYPAGPRGLRAGAAPRAEAQARPGGCLRRIGAPRSHPAAMCGCLGAGPLQRPQTCGCAGRGATGCGVNGIAPSRQLLGSQIRDMRLSWVLTVLSICLSALATAAGAEGKRKLQIGVKKRVDHCPIKSRKGDVLHMHYTGKLEDGTEFDSSLPQNQPFVFSLGTGQVIKGWDQGLLGMCEGEKRKLVIPSELGYGERGAPPKIPGGATLVFEVELLKIERRSEL, from the exons ATGGCCCGGGGCGTCCACGCGGGGGCGGTCTCCGCGGGGGCCGGGCCTGGGGACGCGGTAGGCCGAGAACTCCCCCGGGAGAGGTGGTGTGGGTGGAGCGGGCTCGGCGGCCACCAGACACGGGGCCGGTCTGGGTACCCCGCAGGCCCCCGAGGGCTCAGAGCTGGGGCGGCGCCCCGGGCGGAGGCACAGGCCCGGCCTGGGGGGTGCCTCCGGAGGATCGGGGCTCCCCGGAGCCACCCAGCGGCGATGTGTGGGTGCCTCGGGGCAGGCCCCCTGCAGCGGCCTCAGACGTGTGGGTGTGCTGGGCGGGGGGCAACTGGGTGTGGCGTGAATGGGATCGCTCCGTCGAGGCAACTGCTGGGCAGCCAGATAAG AGACATGAGGCTGAGCTGGGTCCTGACAGTATTGTCCATCTGCCTGAGTGCCCTGGCCACTGCTGCGGGGGCCGAGGGCAAACGGAAGCTGCAGATCGGGGTCAAGAAGCGGGTAGACCACTGTCCCATCAAGTCGCGCAAGGGGGACGTCCTGCACATGCACTACACG GGGAAGCTGGAAGATGGGACGGAATTTGACAGCAGCCTGCCCCAGAACCAGCCCTTTGTCTTCTCCCTGGGCACAGGCCAGGTCATCAAGGGCTGGGACCAGGGGCTGCTGGG GATGTGTGAGGGAGAAAAACGGAAGCTGGTGATCCCATCAGAGTTGG GGTATGGAGAGCGGGGAGCTCCCCCAAAGATTCCAG GTGGTGCAACCCTCGTGTTTGAGGTGGAGCTGCTCAAAATCGAGCGACGTTCAGAACTGTAg
- the FKBP2 gene encoding peptidyl-prolyl cis-trans isomerase FKBP2 isoform X3, producing the protein MARGVHAGAVSAGAGPGDAVGRELPRERWCGWSGLGGHQTRGRSGYPAGPRGLRAGAAPRAEAQARPGGCLRRIGAPRSHPAAMCGCLGAGPLQRPQTCGCAGRGATGCGVNGIAPSRQLLGSQIRDMRLSWVLTVLSICLSALATAAGAEGKRKLQIGVKKRVDHCPIKSRKGDVLHMHYTFL; encoded by the exons ATGGCCCGGGGCGTCCACGCGGGGGCGGTCTCCGCGGGGGCCGGGCCTGGGGACGCGGTAGGCCGAGAACTCCCCCGGGAGAGGTGGTGTGGGTGGAGCGGGCTCGGCGGCCACCAGACACGGGGCCGGTCTGGGTACCCCGCAGGCCCCCGAGGGCTCAGAGCTGGGGCGGCGCCCCGGGCGGAGGCACAGGCCCGGCCTGGGGGGTGCCTCCGGAGGATCGGGGCTCCCCGGAGCCACCCAGCGGCGATGTGTGGGTGCCTCGGGGCAGGCCCCCTGCAGCGGCCTCAGACGTGTGGGTGTGCTGGGCGGGGGGCAACTGGGTGTGGCGTGAATGGGATCGCTCCGTCGAGGCAACTGCTGGGCAGCCAGATAAG AGACATGAGGCTGAGCTGGGTCCTGACAGTATTGTCCATCTGCCTGAGTGCCCTGGCCACTGCTGCGGGGGCCGAGGGCAAACGGAAGCTGCAGATCGGGGTCAAGAAGCGGGTAGACCACTGTCCCATCAAGTCGCGCAAGGGGGACGTCCTGCACATGCACTACACG TTTCTATAG
- the FKBP2 gene encoding peptidyl-prolyl cis-trans isomerase FKBP2 isoform X2, producing MARGVHAGAVSAGAGPGDAVGRELPRERWCGWSGLGGHQTRGRSGYPAGPRGLRAGAAPRAEAQARPGGCLRRIGAPRSHPAAMCGCLGAGPLQRPQTCGCAGRGATGCGVNGIAPSRQLLGSQIRDMRLSWVLTVLSICLSALATAAGAEGKRKLQIGVKKRVDHCPIKSRKGDVLHMHYTLGTSKQ from the exons ATGGCCCGGGGCGTCCACGCGGGGGCGGTCTCCGCGGGGGCCGGGCCTGGGGACGCGGTAGGCCGAGAACTCCCCCGGGAGAGGTGGTGTGGGTGGAGCGGGCTCGGCGGCCACCAGACACGGGGCCGGTCTGGGTACCCCGCAGGCCCCCGAGGGCTCAGAGCTGGGGCGGCGCCCCGGGCGGAGGCACAGGCCCGGCCTGGGGGGTGCCTCCGGAGGATCGGGGCTCCCCGGAGCCACCCAGCGGCGATGTGTGGGTGCCTCGGGGCAGGCCCCCTGCAGCGGCCTCAGACGTGTGGGTGTGCTGGGCGGGGGGCAACTGGGTGTGGCGTGAATGGGATCGCTCCGTCGAGGCAACTGCTGGGCAGCCAGATAAG AGACATGAGGCTGAGCTGGGTCCTGACAGTATTGTCCATCTGCCTGAGTGCCCTGGCCACTGCTGCGGGGGCCGAGGGCAAACGGAAGCTGCAGATCGGGGTCAAGAAGCGGGTAGACCACTGTCCCATCAAGTCGCGCAAGGGGGACGTCCTGCACATGCACTACACG CTTGGCACCAGCAAGCAGTGA
- the VEGFB gene encoding vascular endothelial growth factor B isoform X3: MSPLLRRLLLAALLQLAPAQGPVSQPDTPGHQKKVVSWIDVYARATCQPREVVVPLTVELMGTVAKQLVPSCVTVQRCGGCCPDDGLECVPTGQHQVRMQILMIRYPSSQLGEMSLEEHSQCECRPKKRESAVKPDRASTPHHRPQPRSVPGWDSAPGAPSPADITHPTPAPGPSAHAAPSAASALTPGPAAAAADAAASSVAKGGA, encoded by the exons ATGAGCCCCCTGCTCCGCCGCCTGCTGCTCGCCGCGCTCCTGCAGCTGGCCCCCGCCCAG GGCCCTGTTTCCCAGCCTGATACCCCCGGCCACCAGAAGAAAG TGGTGTCATGGATAGACGTGTATGCCCGTGCCACCTGCCAGCCACGGGAGGTGGTGGTGCCCCTGACCGTGGAGCTCATGGGCACCGTGGCCAAGCAGCTGGTGCCCAGCTGTGTGACCGTGCAGCGCTGTGGCGGCTGCTGCCCTGACGACGGCCTGGAGTGCGTGCCCACAGGGCAGCACCAAGTCCGAATGCAG ATACTCATGATCCGTTACCCGAGCAGTCAGCTGGGCGAGATGTCCCTGGAAGAACACAGCCAGTGTGAATGCAG accaaaaaagagagagagtgctgtGAAGCCAGACAG GGCTTCCACTCCCCACCACCGTCCCCAGCCCCGCTCTGTTCCGGGCTGGGACTCTGCCCCCGGAGCACCCTCCCCAGCTGACATCACCCATCCCactccagccccaggcccctctgCCCACGCTGCACCCAGCGCCGCCAGCGCCCTGACCCCCGGacctgccgctgccgctgccgacGCCGCAGCTTCCTCCGTTGCCAAGGGCGGGGCTTAG
- the FKBP2 gene encoding peptidyl-prolyl cis-trans isomerase FKBP2 isoform X4, whose product MTRLRTGGSTTGVDSGGAARRDMRLSWVLTVLSICLSALATAAGAEGKRKLQIGVKKRVDHCPIKSRKGDVLHMHYTGKLEDGTEFDSSLPQNQPFVFSLGTGQVIKGWDQGLLGMCEGEKRKLVIPSELGYGERGAPPKIPGGATLVFEVELLKIERRSEL is encoded by the exons ATGACGCGCCTGCGCACAGGCGGCAGCACGACTGGGGTTGACTCCGGGGGCGCGGCGAGGAG AGACATGAGGCTGAGCTGGGTCCTGACAGTATTGTCCATCTGCCTGAGTGCCCTGGCCACTGCTGCGGGGGCCGAGGGCAAACGGAAGCTGCAGATCGGGGTCAAGAAGCGGGTAGACCACTGTCCCATCAAGTCGCGCAAGGGGGACGTCCTGCACATGCACTACACG GGGAAGCTGGAAGATGGGACGGAATTTGACAGCAGCCTGCCCCAGAACCAGCCCTTTGTCTTCTCCCTGGGCACAGGCCAGGTCATCAAGGGCTGGGACCAGGGGCTGCTGGG GATGTGTGAGGGAGAAAAACGGAAGCTGGTGATCCCATCAGAGTTGG GGTATGGAGAGCGGGGAGCTCCCCCAAAGATTCCAG GTGGTGCAACCCTCGTGTTTGAGGTGGAGCTGCTCAAAATCGAGCGACGTTCAGAACTGTAg
- the VEGFB gene encoding vascular endothelial growth factor B isoform X1: protein MSPLLRRLLLAALLQLAPAQAWRFDVAAAATGRVRLAGRGQGRSQVARRGQGPVSQPDTPGHQKKVVSWIDVYARATCQPREVVVPLTVELMGTVAKQLVPSCVTVQRCGGCCPDDGLECVPTGQHQVRMQILMIRYPSSQLGEMSLEEHSQCECRPKKRESAVKPDRASTPHHRPQPRSVPGWDSAPGAPSPADITHPTPAPGPSAHAAPSAASALTPGPAAAAADAAASSVAKGGA, encoded by the exons ATGAGCCCCCTGCTCCGCCGCCTGCTGCTCGCCGCGCTCCTGCAGCTGGCCCCCGCCCAG GCTTGGAGATTCGacgtcgccgccgccgccaccggcAGAGTGCGCCTGGCGGGTCGTGGCCAGGGCAGGTCCCAGGTGGCCAGGAGAGGACAG GGCCCTGTTTCCCAGCCTGATACCCCCGGCCACCAGAAGAAAG TGGTGTCATGGATAGACGTGTATGCCCGTGCCACCTGCCAGCCACGGGAGGTGGTGGTGCCCCTGACCGTGGAGCTCATGGGCACCGTGGCCAAGCAGCTGGTGCCCAGCTGTGTGACCGTGCAGCGCTGTGGCGGCTGCTGCCCTGACGACGGCCTGGAGTGCGTGCCCACAGGGCAGCACCAAGTCCGAATGCAG ATACTCATGATCCGTTACCCGAGCAGTCAGCTGGGCGAGATGTCCCTGGAAGAACACAGCCAGTGTGAATGCAG accaaaaaagagagagagtgctgtGAAGCCAGACAG GGCTTCCACTCCCCACCACCGTCCCCAGCCCCGCTCTGTTCCGGGCTGGGACTCTGCCCCCGGAGCACCCTCCCCAGCTGACATCACCCATCCCactccagccccaggcccctctgCCCACGCTGCACCCAGCGCCGCCAGCGCCCTGACCCCCGGacctgccgctgccgctgccgacGCCGCAGCTTCCTCCGTTGCCAAGGGCGGGGCTTAG
- the VEGFB gene encoding vascular endothelial growth factor B isoform X2, which translates to MSPLLRRLLLAALLQLAPAQAWRFDVAAAATGRVRLAGRGQGRSQVARRGQGPVSQPDTPGHQKKVVSWIDVYARATCQPREVVVPLTVELMGTVAKQLVPSCVTVQRCGGCCPDDGLECVPTGQHQVRMQILMIRYPSSQLGEMSLEEHSQCECRPKKRESAVKPDSPRPLCPRCTQRRQRPDPRTCRCRCRRRSFLRCQGRGLELNPDTCRCRKLRR; encoded by the exons ATGAGCCCCCTGCTCCGCCGCCTGCTGCTCGCCGCGCTCCTGCAGCTGGCCCCCGCCCAG GCTTGGAGATTCGacgtcgccgccgccgccaccggcAGAGTGCGCCTGGCGGGTCGTGGCCAGGGCAGGTCCCAGGTGGCCAGGAGAGGACAG GGCCCTGTTTCCCAGCCTGATACCCCCGGCCACCAGAAGAAAG TGGTGTCATGGATAGACGTGTATGCCCGTGCCACCTGCCAGCCACGGGAGGTGGTGGTGCCCCTGACCGTGGAGCTCATGGGCACCGTGGCCAAGCAGCTGGTGCCCAGCTGTGTGACCGTGCAGCGCTGTGGCGGCTGCTGCCCTGACGACGGCCTGGAGTGCGTGCCCACAGGGCAGCACCAAGTCCGAATGCAG ATACTCATGATCCGTTACCCGAGCAGTCAGCTGGGCGAGATGTCCCTGGAAGAACACAGCCAGTGTGAATGCAG accaaaaaagagagagagtgctgtGAAGCCAGACAG ccccaggcccctctgCCCACGCTGCACCCAGCGCCGCCAGCGCCCTGACCCCCGGacctgccgctgccgctgccgacGCCGCAGCTTCCTCCGTTGCCAAGGGCGGGGCTTAGAGCTCAACCCAGACACCTGCAG gTGCCGGAAGCTGCGAAGGTGA
- the VEGFB gene encoding vascular endothelial growth factor B isoform X4: MSPLLRRLLLAALLQLAPAQGPVSQPDTPGHQKKVVSWIDVYARATCQPREVVVPLTVELMGTVAKQLVPSCVTVQRCGGCCPDDGLECVPTGQHQVRMQILMIRYPSSQLGEMSLEEHSQCECRPKKRESAVKPDSPRPLCPRCTQRRQRPDPRTCRCRCRRRSFLRCQGRGLELNPDTCRCRKLRR; the protein is encoded by the exons ATGAGCCCCCTGCTCCGCCGCCTGCTGCTCGCCGCGCTCCTGCAGCTGGCCCCCGCCCAG GGCCCTGTTTCCCAGCCTGATACCCCCGGCCACCAGAAGAAAG TGGTGTCATGGATAGACGTGTATGCCCGTGCCACCTGCCAGCCACGGGAGGTGGTGGTGCCCCTGACCGTGGAGCTCATGGGCACCGTGGCCAAGCAGCTGGTGCCCAGCTGTGTGACCGTGCAGCGCTGTGGCGGCTGCTGCCCTGACGACGGCCTGGAGTGCGTGCCCACAGGGCAGCACCAAGTCCGAATGCAG ATACTCATGATCCGTTACCCGAGCAGTCAGCTGGGCGAGATGTCCCTGGAAGAACACAGCCAGTGTGAATGCAG accaaaaaagagagagagtgctgtGAAGCCAGACAG ccccaggcccctctgCCCACGCTGCACCCAGCGCCGCCAGCGCCCTGACCCCCGGacctgccgctgccgctgccgacGCCGCAGCTTCCTCCGTTGCCAAGGGCGGGGCTTAGAGCTCAACCCAGACACCTGCAG gTGCCGGAAGCTGCGAAGGTGA
- the FKBP2 gene encoding peptidyl-prolyl cis-trans isomerase FKBP2 isoform X5 — translation MRLSWVLTVLSICLSALATAAGAEGKRKLQIGVKKRVDHCPIKSRKGDVLHMHYTGKLEDGTEFDSSLPQNQPFVFSLGTGQVIKGWDQGLLGMCEGEKRKLVIPSELGYGERGAPPKIPGGATLVFEVELLKIERRSEL, via the exons ATGAGGCTGAGCTGGGTCCTGACAGTATTGTCCATCTGCCTGAGTGCCCTGGCCACTGCTGCGGGGGCCGAGGGCAAACGGAAGCTGCAGATCGGGGTCAAGAAGCGGGTAGACCACTGTCCCATCAAGTCGCGCAAGGGGGACGTCCTGCACATGCACTACACG GGGAAGCTGGAAGATGGGACGGAATTTGACAGCAGCCTGCCCCAGAACCAGCCCTTTGTCTTCTCCCTGGGCACAGGCCAGGTCATCAAGGGCTGGGACCAGGGGCTGCTGGG GATGTGTGAGGGAGAAAAACGGAAGCTGGTGATCCCATCAGAGTTGG GGTATGGAGAGCGGGGAGCTCCCCCAAAGATTCCAG GTGGTGCAACCCTCGTGTTTGAGGTGGAGCTGCTCAAAATCGAGCGACGTTCAGAACTGTAg
- the PPP1R14B gene encoding LOW QUALITY PROTEIN: protein phosphatase 1 regulatory subunit 14B (The sequence of the model RefSeq protein was modified relative to this genomic sequence to represent the inferred CDS: inserted 1 base in 1 codon; deleted 1 base in 1 codon) has protein sequence MLQLPPGAPAAALXRGAARSPARELTRASGPEPAGGRPGGGGAGRGPTAHVAPAAAMADSGPAGGAALAAPAPGPGSGGPGPRVYFQSPPGAAGEGPGGADDEGPVRRQGKVTVKYDRKELRKRLNLEEWILEQLTRLYDCQEEEIPELEIDVDELLDMESDDTRAARVKELLVDCYKPTEAFISGLLDKIRGMQKLSTPQKK, from the exons ATGCTGCAGCTGCCCCCgggcgcccccgccgccgccc GCCGCGGAGCAGCGCGGAGCCCAGCCCGCGAGTTAACCCGAGCCAGCGGCCCGGAGCCAGCCGGCGGGCGTCCCGGAGGCGGCGGCGCAGGGAGGGGCCCGACG GCGCACGTGGCCCCGGCGGCCGCCATGGCGGACAGCGGCCCCGCGGGGGGCGCGGCGTTGGCAGCCCCGGCCCCTGGGCCGGGCAGTGGTGGCCCAGGGCCCCGCGTCTACTTTCAGAGCCCCCCTGGGGCTGCAGGCGAGGGCCCAGGCGGCGCGGACGACGAGGGCCCAGTGAGGCGCCAAGGGAAGGTCACGGTCAAGTACGACCGCAAGGAGCTACGGAAGCGCCTCAACCTGGAGGAGTGGATCCTGGAGCAGCTCACTCGCCTCTACGACTGCCAG gaagagGAAATACCAGAGTTGGAGATTGATGTGGATGAACTCCTGGACATGGAAAGTGATGATACCCGGGCTGCCAGGGTCAAG GAGCTGCTGGTTGACTGTTACAAACCCACTGAG GCCTTCATCTCTGGCCTGCTGGACAAGATCCGGGGCATGCAGAAGCTGAGCACACCCCAGAAGAAGTAA